Proteins encoded together in one Vanessa tameamea isolate UH-Manoa-2023 chromosome 28, ilVanTame1 primary haplotype, whole genome shotgun sequence window:
- the LOC113395370 gene encoding neogenin, whose product MCRTEMFRFGVGNWIFLLGFVYLFTYTQGGEDASETMFGLSSEPADAVVAEGESAVLACGAPPPARLSWRYSATAPPTRDHALPRADTYRKQLANGSLVIESMSLALAGQYQCVATVDGVGTIVSRVATVFLAEVPELGEGPRVVMGVLGSPALLSCPIQLPQRLAVRIIPSPSAPQPERRVYGLAKIHAPPPVLKLNVTWLKNGSPVRMEAARVSLTPGGALELDPLRAHDAALYRCVVALAHAHGHLAPRLGPEVELRVNSELANLESAPRFITTPQPVTVMEGASVTFDCAAVGNPKPEMIWLNNGVAIDLNDLDSRLYLVGSGSLRVAAARAQDAGAYTCRATNRLDSADHSAQLHVMTAPRVALREGGVVRARTRGDVTLRCEARGRPAPAVTWLKDGEPLTPNDHDIALVDGTSLRIRGVLDVDAGVFQCSASSPAGSSVAALRLLVAPHDHKPNPTQQKSFTNSTQDIFNTLISGDLDQTLDPTPEDLDFLGETSSAYTSEPAYDDYNENALDNDYSFHAAEDLDTEEFRNGNATAVSPPKDLKAVIVKHRFVTLTWQEPEHKLEEVTGYAILYKVKGSERERLSRGEARRHEMNVASLQPNTTYQFKAVALTDHAVSPPTEIIEATTPPEELTYGPPLNVRVEAAGAHALRVSWDPPAAGGAARAPPARYAVYYTEVESGREQAQWAERAPAVLGALRAAAAYRVRVAAAGGAASADALARTRTDAPAAPPANVSAATLSDTALLVRWEAPPARTHRGALTGYKLRYRAVGPAGGAAPPAGAAGRRRADSLTTPADTRRAELRGLEPATSYQIRVCAMNANGSGPFSDWVSASTQGRRRADSAVPGRPPPLTTRAGRDWISVWWGGDDGSGGALVRGYLLGWGLGVPDSHSRELPAHAHSHVIRTLESNSEYVISLRASNALGLGPAVYATVRTKPSEPDDDEPDEPDEPDADEPDDPDEEEDDTPPLIPPVGVKVIMLSGTTAVVYWTDPTLPKGQTATDGRRYAVRWSGGGRTRIYNVSDLNCMVDDLRPYTHYEFAVKLIKGERESAWSMLASNTSLEAAPGSAPRDLRVSAAAPPARAADLQWSPPARPNGQLTGYIVMYAAQRGAAGAAEEWTTVTVAGERGRARVERLRARTTYHFKIQARNGKGLGPFSPPVAYTTGPGGEGGGLASATSAWLWASAGGACAVLALAAALALSLCCRRNSAPLSPDTSTYQKASASAAIKPPDLWIHHDQMELKHMDKSLHSSAMSAGSAEGSALVASTLTLARAAPALADYEPARHAPPPSLASLDRRYVPTYVESRRSPSVGGSGSDDTAVLRASPFRCDYRCDPLVPCLAMTGVGVGVGVGVGCTGTCERRRHLPDQSTPLLSGVAPLGSPQASLASLQHHPAHPPPAPCGSGQCPLGSACSAPGGAGSGSDVYASAASARERGHYVAYEPLGHYTHRDSLSSEVGTAGPAVGGPVGGAGSLQRRAACGPLHSFALPDTASDHSTPSHSKAGSVRDTSPYKKSASSSPGHIPNRLQLGGSVSHRAEELEPLTPSRSTERLHREMQNLEGLMKDLSAITQNQFHC is encoded by the exons GTGGTGAAGATGCAAGCGAAACAATGTTTGGACTGTCATCAGAGCCAGCGGATGCGGTGGTGGCGGAGGGCGAGAGCGCCGTGCTGGCCTGCGGGGCGCCGCCACCCGCGCGTCTCTCGTGGCGGTACAGCGCCACAGCGCCCCCTACCAGAGACCACGCATTACCACGCGCTGATACTTACAG GAAGCAGCTCGCGAACGGCTCTTTGGTAATAGAGAGCATGTCGTTGGCGTTGGCTGGACAGTACCAGTGTGTGGCGACGGTGGACGGCGTCGGTACCATCGTGTCGAGAGTGGCCACCGTTTTTTTAGCCG AAGTACCTGAACTAGGCGAAGGTCCACGAGTGGTGATGGGCGTTTTGGGGTCGCCGGCGCTTCTGTCCTGTCCCATTCAGCTGCCCCAAAGGCTAGCGGTGCGGATCATTCCTTCGCCCTCCGCACCGCAGCCCGAGAGGCGGGTGTACGGACTCGCCAAAATACATGCTCCGCCACCAGTATTAAAACTGAAC GTGACGTGGTTGAAAAACGGTTCCCCGGTGCGCATGGAGGCGGCGCGCGTGTCGCTGACGCCGGGCGGCGCGCTGGAGCTCGACCCGCTGCGCGCGCACGACGCCGCGCTCTACCGCTGCGTCGTCGCCCTGGCGCACGCGCACGGACATCTCGCGCCCAG ACTCGGACCGGAGGTGGAACTGCGCGTGAACAGTGAACTGGCTAACCTGGAGTCTGCACCGCGGTTCATCACAACACCGCAACCAGTCACCGTCATGGAAG GTGCGTCTGTGACGTTCGACTGCGCGGCCGTCGGGAATCCTAAGCCGGAAATGATTTGGTTGAACAACGGTGTCGCTATCGATCTCAA CGACCTGGACTCGCGGCTGTACCTGGTGGGCTCGGGCTCGCTGCGCgtggcggcggcgcgcgcgcaggaCGCGGGCGCCTACACGTGCCGCGCCACCAACCGCCTCGACTCCGCCGACCACTCCGCGCAGCTGCACGTCATG ACGGCGCCGCGCGTGGCGCTGCGCGAGGGCGGCGTGGTGCGCGCGCGCACGCGGGGCGACGTGACGCTGCGCTGCGAGGCGCGCGGCCGGCCGGCGCCCGCCGTCACGTGGCTCAAGGACGGCGAGCCGCTCACGCCCAACGACCACGACATCGCGCTCGTGGACGG CACTTCGCTGCGCATCCGCGGCGTGCTGGACGTGGACGCCGGCGTGTTCCAGTGCAGCGCCAGCTCGCCCGCCGGCAGCAGCGTCGCCGCGCTGAGGCTGCTCGTGGCGCCGCACG ATCACAAACCGAACCCCACCCAACAAAAGTCCTTTACAAATTCCACTCAAGATATTTTCAATACCCTGATATCCGGCGACTTGGACCAAACCCTAGACCCCACTCCCGAGGACCTAGACTTCCTCGGCGAGACGTCCTCCGCGTACACGTCTGAGCCGGCGTACGACGATTATAACGAAAACGCTCTAGATAACGACTATTCCTTTCACGCTGCTGAAGATTTGGATACGGAGGAATTTAGGAACGGCAACGCGACCGCCGTCTCTCCGCCCAAGGACTTGAAGGCGGTCATCGTGAAGCACAGGTTCGTGACGCTGACGTGGCAGGAGCCGGAGCATAAGTTGGAGGAGGTCACCGGGTACGCTATCCTGTACAAGGTCAAGGGGAGTGAGCG CGAGCGCCTCTCGCGCGGCGAGGCCCGTCGGCACGAGATGAACGTGGCCTCCCTCCAGCCCAACACCACGTACCAGTTCAAGGCGGTGGCGCTCACCGACCACGCCGTCTCCCCTCCCACTGAG ataataGAGGCGACGACTCCTCCGGAGGAGTTGACGTACGGTCCACCGCTAAACGTGCGAGTGGAGGCGGCGGGCGCACACGCGCTGCGCGTGTCGTGGGACCCGCCCGCCGCCGgcggcgccgcccgcgccccgcCCGCCAGATACGCCGTCTACTACACCGAG GTGGAGAGCGGCCGCGAGCAGGCGCAGTGGGCGGAGCGGGCGCCCGCCGTGCTGGGCGCgctgcgcgccgccgccgcctaCCGCGTGCGCGTGGCGGCCGCGGGCGGCGCCGCCAGCGCCGACGCGCTCGCGCGCACGCGCACCgacgcgcccgccgcgccgcccgccaaCGTGTCCGCCGCGACGCTGTCCGACACC GCGCTGCTGGTGCGCTGGGAGGCGCCGCCGGCGCGCACGCACCGCGGCGCGCTGACGGGCTACAAGCTGCGCTACCGCGCGGTGGGCCCGGCCGGCGGCGCGGCGCCCcccgcgggcgcggcgggccgCCGGCGCGCCGACTCGCTGACGACGCCGGCCGACACCCGGCGCGCCGAGCTGCGCGGCCTGGAGCCCGCCACCTCGTACCAG ATCCGTGTGTGCGCGATGAACGCGAACGGCTCCGGCCCGTTCAGCGACTGGGTGTCGGCCAGCACTCAGGGCCGGCGCCGCGCCGACAGCGCCGTGCCGGGCCGGCCGCCGCCGCTCACCA CGCGCGCTGGTCGCGACTGGATCTCAGTGTGGTGGGGGGGCGATGACGGCTCCGGCGGCGCTCTGGTGCGCGGCTACTTGCTGGGGTGGGGTCTCGGTGTGCCAGACTCACACTCTCGCGAGTTGCCCGCGCACGCGCATTCACACGTTATACGCACACTCG AATCAAACTCGGAGTACGTGATATCGCTGCGTGCGAGCAACGCCCTCGGTCTCGGGCCGGCAGTGTACGCGACGGTCCGGACGAAGCCCTCCGAGCCGGATGACGATGAACCGGACGAGCCAGACGAACCCGACGCGGATGAACCAGACGATCCGGACGAGGAGGAAGATGACACCCCACCTCTTATACCACCGGTCGGGGTCAAG gtGATAATGTTGAGTGGTACCACCGCTGTTGTTTACTGGACGGATCCTACACTACCAAAAGGACAA ACGGCGACAGACGGTCGCCGATACGCGGTGAGGTGGTCGGGTGGTGGTCGCACGCGCATCTACAACGTCTCCGACCTCAACTGCATGGTAGACGACCTGCGACCCTACACGCACTACGAATTCGCTGTCAAGTTGATCAAAG GCGAGCGGGAGTCGGCGTGGTCGATGCTGGCGTCGAACACGTCGCTAGAGGCCGCCCCGGGCTCGGCCCCCCGGGACCTGCGGGTGTCGGCCGCTGCGCCCCCGGCCCGCGCCGCTGATCTCCAGTGGAGTCCCCCGGCGAGACCGAACGGGCAGCTCACAG GCTACATCGTAATGTACGCGGCGCAGCGGGGCGCCGCGGGGGCGGCGGAGGAGTGGACGACGGTGACGGTGGCGGGCGAGCGCGGGCGGGCGCGGGTGGAGCGGCTGCGCGCCCGCACCACCTACCACTTCAAGATCCAGGCGCGGAACGGCAAGGGACTCGGGCCGTTCAGCCCGCCGGTCGCCTACACCACGGGGCCCG GCGGCGAGGGCGGCGGGCTGGCCAGCGCGACGTCGGCGTGGCTGTGGGCGAGCGCGGGGGGCGCGTGCGCCGTGCTGGCGCTGGCGGCGGCGCTGGCGCTGTCGCTGTGCTGCCGCCGGAACAGCGCGCCGCTGTCGCCCGACACCAG CACGTACCAGAAGGCGTCGGCGTCTGCGGCCATCAAGCCCCCGGACCTGTGGATACATCACGACCAGATGGAGCTGAAACACATGGACAAGAGCTTGCACAGCTCTGCCA TGTCGGCGGGCAGCGCGGAGGGCAGCGCGCTGGTGGCGTCGACGCTGACGCTGGCGCGCGCGGCGCCGGCGCTGGCGGACTACGAGCCCGCGCGCCACGCGCCGCCGCCCTCGCTCGCCAGCCTCGACCGCCGCTACGTGCCCACCTACGTCG AGTCCCGCCGGTCGCCGTCGGTGGGTGGTAGTGGTAGCGACGACACGGCGGTGCTGCGCGCGTCTCCGTTCCGCTGCGATTACCGTTGCGACCCGCTCGTGCCGTGtctag CCATGACAGGGGTAGGCGTGGGCGTGGGAGTTGGAGTGGGATGCACGGGGACCTGTGAACGACGGAGGCATCTACCGGATCAg AGTACGCCGCTGCTGTCGGGCGTGGCGCCGCTGGGCTCCCCGCAGGCGTCGCTGGCGTCGCTGCAGCACCACCCCGCGcacccgccgcccgcgccct GCGGCTCGGGGCAGTGCCCGCTGGGCAGCGCGTGCTCGGCGCCCGGCGGCGCGGGCTCGGGCTCCGACGTGTACGCCAGCGCCGCCTCCGCCCGCGAGCGCGGCCACTACGTCGCCTACGAGCCGCTCGGCCACTACACGCA CCGCGATTCTCTGAGCAGCGAGGTGGGCACGGCGGGCCCCGCGGTGGGGGGGCCGGTGGGGGGCGCGGGCTCGCTGCAGCGGCGGGCGGCCTGCGGGCCCCTGCACAGCTTCGCGCTGCCCGACACCGCCTCCGACCACTCGACGCCCTCGCACTCCAAGG CCGGTAGCGTGAGGGACACGTCTCCTTACAAGAAGAGCGCGAGCTCGTCGCCCGGACACATTCCTAACAGGCTCCAGCTCG